A stretch of DNA from Equus asinus isolate D_3611 breed Donkey chromosome 20, EquAss-T2T_v2, whole genome shotgun sequence:
tttcatctttcctttttgcaCACCTTATAATTTTTGTTGACAATAAGACATGTTTTATTGCACAATAGGAGGTAGGTCGTTATACCTTTAGCATGAGAATTTATGTTAATCTGACTAGAAGTAGGGTTGTGTTTGTTGTAGCTGTAGATAGGAGAAGGTACTGTCCTTGTTCTTTAGTCTCCCTTGACTTTAGTTATCCCAATATATTCTTCTTCAGAGAAAATCTGTGTTTTGCAGCTCTTTTAGCTGCAATCCATTATTATTATACTTGAAACTTTTTGGGTTAGTGATAAGGTATGGTACGTGGAAGAGGCAAGCATACAATAATCTACTAATTAAACCTTAGTGGGTCTAAGATTTTACTGGATCTATTTCCCAgagctgtgaccttcacaaggaTTTCTACAGAGGTCTTGCCCCCCACACCAGGCTCCTTTCCTTCCCTGATGGCAGCATTCTCAATCTATTGAATTGTGATCCATTTTCCCCCTTAGATGAGACAGGAAGAATGAagcagctggagaggagaggaatgCCCTTCCTTCAGTTGGGATAAGGTTCTGGCTGTCTTTTTTCTAGAAACCTTCATTTGTGCTATGGAGAGGCCTCTGGGTATATTTCGTGATGGTTGTCCCTGCTTTCTCTAGTCCAGAGCCACAAGtatatctttctttgtttctcatctaTAATATATCGAAGTTTATGGAGCAAAGAAATATTGTGGATGACCTGGGAATGGAGACTACTCCTTCAGAATTTTAGTTGcaagaaataaaacatagttaaaaaaagattaagcaacacatagaaaattattttaattgtatgAGGGCAGGCTGTGAAAGACAAGAGCAGGGATTCAGCCTGACTTCCAGAGCAACAGAACGTTGGAGCAGGAGAGAAATCAGGAATGAGCTTAAGCCAagtcctcccacccccatcctacacacatacacatccccAAGGAcacatagtttcttttttctgcatACTTTTTCATCCTTGCTTAGTTTTACTGTATCTTTAGACCTGCAGGTATACGTAAATACTGACTGGTACCCAAACATAATAGAACAATCCATTCACATTGGAGAAAGTCTGCTTTGAGCAAAATTGTGCTTGTACATGAGGGGTACTGACTCCAGGATTACTTTCTCAGTCATTAATTGTCTCATTAGAAAGGTAATAAATTTTTAGGAGAGTAAATTCACCCAGGAAAATCAAAACTCACCCATGTATTCTCTGACTTGTTCCAGGGCTGACCATACAGACAGTGgccagaaaatggaataaaatttttctaaattgaaaGATAcagacaaataagaaaatagaaaattgaaaattCCCCACTGATGACATGGGAAAATGAGATGGATCACTCAACAGAGCTATAATTGTTTAGGGGGTTTCAAGACAGACTTTATTAATTAAATTCCATTTAAGGTAAATTTTGaataggtatttctccaaagaagacacacaaatggtcactagataaatgaaaatgggttcaacatcaataatcatcagggaaatgcaaaccaaaaccacaacaagagatcatctcacacctgttagtagggctattatcaaaaaaatcccacaaaagaCAGTGAGTGTTGGCCagtgtgtggagaaaagggaactctgtcCATTGTTGGGAATATAAATTtctgcagccattatggaaaactaTGGACATCTCTCAAAcattaaaatagaactatcatatgatccagcaataccacttttgagcatatatccaaaggaaatgaagagaggATTTCAAAGAGGTATCTGCATTcttatgttcactgaagcattattcacaatagccaaaacaggGAAGccacctaaatgtctatcaacaaacaaatggataaagaaattgtagcATATACttataatggaatgttattcagtcttagaaaaagaaggaaatcttgtcatttgtgacatcAATGAATCTAgatgacattatgctaagttaaatattCCAGACACGGACGACAAATGCTGCATAATACCATTTCTATGAAGGCTGAAATTTCTTAGCATGACACACAAAATCCTTCTCTCTcatatttctataatttctgCCTTAGATATTAATTTCCAGAAACACAAAACTTGTCCTGTAGTGCCTCAGGTCTATCTTACTGTTTCTGGaatttgtgctttattttatCCTGACTCACTGGCTGGAAAACCCTTCACAGTCCCAAATATTTGTTCTAACACACAGATCATAGACTTTTATCTCATGTGAGTTCTAAATGGTCAGCTCTAGCCATCAGGGTGAGAGAACTCTTTTAAGAAACTCTTTTTTACCCCAGGCACTTTAGGCTTGCCTCAGCCCAGGATGGAGAGTTCAGAATCTGAAGAATTGACACTTGGACAGGGCCAAAAAGTTCTTGGTCATGAAGGAATCTTTCTATAGCCCATCACAGAACTTGTTTGGCAATGACTTCTCCTAAACCCTGGACGGAACCTTCTGTGTTCTGCAAGGCAGGGATGTTTAGAGCATTGCCCAAGATGCTGTGAAATTACTCTCCATTGAGAACTCCCTGACAGTTTCCTCATACAGAGGGAAGACATTTTCAATTTTGACGTTCTTAAGGGTAAGTCAATATTGTGGGgcttggaaaggaaagaagaaacagccACATGTTTGAGGATGGTACCAATAAGTTTTGTGATGAAGCCCTGCATTGGATGTCTAGAGAGATGAAAGAGGATCTGTTCTCTAAGGTTCCATTTAGGAGCTATTGGGAGACATAGTTTCCTTAAGCCTTCCCCAAGTGTACTGCTATAAGAGAGAACAACAATAGAATGCATAATTAGGAAAGCATGGAAACCCACTGACAAATCCTCTCTTCTTAAGTAAATCTTGATGTATAAGTATCTGAATCTATGTGTGGATTAATTGTCTGCCTCTCAAATAAGCCAAGGTAAAATTGAGAAAGGACTGTAGGAGAGAACTGCATAGGGAGAAAGCTGTGATATGAAGAGAGTTTAAAAAGATAGAGTCTGGGGCCGGcttcgtggctgagtggttaaatttgcaccctccgctgtggcggcccagggttcggatcctgggcgtggacatggcacccctcatcaggccatgttgaggtggcatcccacatcccacaactagaaggacctgcaactaagatatacaactacatacagggggtttggggagataaagcagaaaaaaaaaagaagaagaagattggcaacagttgttgctcaggtgccaatctttgaaaaaaaaaaagatagagacaGTTTCCtcttgcaaaaaaaagaaagtgataatCTAAGTCAATAAACTCAGGTTTCTTGAGTTTAAAGTGAATTATTTCTAAATCATTGACTTATCAACCTTGAAAACATACTTAAAGCATAAAATTATAGGAATTTGGGGCCTGCCAAGTGGAACAGCGGTTAAGTCCACATGTTCCGTGTCTCGGAAgcctgggcttcaccagttcggatcccgggtgcagacacggcactcacgtggcgagccatgctgtggtaggcttcccacatataaagtagaggaagatggacacggatgttagctcaggaccagtcttcctcagcaaaaacagaaggattggcagatgttatctcaaggcTAATgttcctctggaaaaaaacaaaaactgtaagaatTTGAGGAATAAATCAATGAGACTAAATTGACAAAATTGCttgactctatttttttttattatttatttatttatttattttttgaggaagaattagccctgagccaacatctgccatcaatcctcctctaaCAAGCGGTGCATGGGTTCACGCTCTGGAGCTGAAcaggcgaacccagggccaccaaagcagaccatgcaaacttaaccattgcaccaccagccggcctcTTGACTTAACTTTGTTATTAAATATTACGTCTTTTTGATGCATGCCAGTTTGATATGGTATGCGTATATATGGTGGTACGAAATTTATTTGGAGGATGAAAACCATCATCTTTTGACTATCAGGTAGTATGAGTTTCATTAAGCCTTTGGTGTTAATCCTAATGTGGTTGCAGAAAGAATGCATACTGATTTGATCTAAAGTACAGTGCTGTTTGCAATGTTGCTCTCCCTTTGATAACACTTTTGAATAGCTGTTTTGCTGTCTACCTACTAGTGAACACTAAGAGCCCCTCTAAGCAATTAGCTTATAGTCTATGCTTAAAATTGTCCAAATGAACTTCTGCTCACTTCTCTCATtgtctaaaaataagaaatgatttaTTGTCTGAAGCAGACAAAATAATGTTGACAATCTCTAGGTATTGGATTatatatttcacaaaatatttgcACTGAATAATTTCTAGGAATCTTCAAGTTAAAAAATCAGGTAAAAGGCATGGAATTGCTATATTTACAATGTACAGAACGTCAGAATGAATAAGAGGTTTGACCAAGTTTATTCAATGAGTTTGTGATAAAGTTAGGATTAAAAGCCATACCCTTTGCTTTTTGCCCTGCAACAATTTTATCACTTTCTATCACTAAATTTGTTTTCACAACAAATAGtcatttataacaataaaaaaatcctCTTCCAGGTACTTGGAtaaatgtgagaaatgaaaagtaaatagGACGTTCCATGTATTGACGAATCTCAAATCCTTGTCACATAATACTCATTTTATTGCCCTGGTTAGGAAAATAAAAGTTGTATTACTGATTCAGTCTACCCCAAGAGCATCCCTTGTGCTTGTATCTTCATGTCAGAAGTCTTTGAGGGGACTATTTAATTAGTTATAAAAGTCCTGAAGTAGCTCTTATTAGTGTAAGATATGTGCAGGGTTGAAAGATGAGGTAGCGAAAGTCCACAGGTACCGTACATTGCTTGCATACTGTTATTCTGAAAGCAGCCTTCTCCTCAATGGGAGTATCCAACATTTCTCTTATCTTATTCATATTATTTCTTAAACTCCCTCCATTTTTAGCACATTATTGGAAATTCATAAAACCATTTATAGAAGGAGTAAAAGCAGTTGTCCAGCTTCTCACCACAGCAGAGCCAAGCTTAAAATAGAGATTCTCTGATCAGTTGGTCTTCTTTGCATTGTATCACCACTGATAAAATGACGGCCTTGGGTTATTATgacatctccctctttttttgtatttaatgaCTCTCTTTATAAACATGTTGGATCATCTCAGTATGTGTGCATTCCTGGTAAACATTGCCACCATCATTTGTCTCAAAACTTCACTTTTGAAAAGAACTTTTCCTACTTCACCTAAGGACTCAGGGTTACAAACCTTGTCTCTTAATTCTTaaccctttcctctcctcccttgcCCACTTTAATTGCCATTTAGAGAGCACTAATATATTTTGCTGCATAAACAGTTTTCCCTTTGAAGATCAGAATTGTGTAGGTAGTAAGCACAGATGTAGAATTCAAATTTTAAGATAGATAAGTGAACTTTTCTTAGTGATTGCTTGGGTTTTGGATTCTCTGTGTCTACTACTTTTCCTGTTGGCATCCTCACATGAGCTAAAGCTGGTTTATGTCTGCCAGCTGCCCCTGGCATTAACaagattctttcctttcttttcctgcctgATGCTTTTCTTTGCACCTACCCCattaaacactcacacacacacacacacacacacacatatacaggcCCAGGCAATGCACTCCCTCACAGTCACACACAAACATATGCACATCTTCAAATGGCTGCTTTTTTTCAATTCTGATCTTACTCCAACTGTTTCCTCCTTGAGAGTTATTCCCAGAACACTTTATATAAAACACTATCACTGGCAGCCCTTCTATCAGCATTATTTACTTCACAATATTTATCTCTATTTGCATCCATTGTGTTCATGATGCTTCATTGTAGCTGTACTTTTGTCTATCCTGCAGATAGCTATAATGCTAGCACTTACAAATAAGGGTCCTTAACACTAttcatttactgaaaaaaatatttaagcaaatacTAGGATTTTAAAACTGACTCTCTGACTGTATATAAGCTGACATCatatttgaaactttttaaaaatcagaattttaaggGAGCCTTTAGCTTATGCAGATATGCAGATAGAAGTCACACCAGGCTTCTGATTCTCCAAAGGCTTTCCTTATCACAGCAGAGATCttcctctgattttcttttccttctttttttttcaccgTAAGCTAAAATTCTCAGAGGCTAAATAACAAACACCAAGGATTGTGTTCTCCTCGGGCATCCACTCTTTATTAAATAGGaggctttgggcaaattattttcttcatttgctgcAGAGTCTATTTCTTAATTTAGAAACCAGGTGTAATACAATCTGATTTCTCAGTCTTAGAGAATTCAGGTGATTCTCTGAGATTATAGacgaaaaagtgattttaaagtatttaaactgaaaatgcaaatatgaaGGATTACACCTGCACTTTGCTACCTTCAGAGGAGAGCAGGATCCATAAGGAGGATCTCTTTTGGAAAGGAGTTGAATACTAGTGTACATATCTCCAGACAAATTAGTTATCATCACAACAGTTTTCAACTCAAGACAATGTctgtgaaaaacaaacaaacccatgACTCCTCAAAATTCAGTTGCTCTTACCGGCTATTGTTATTCTTATGTTTGATCATTGTGGATTTGCAGAAAGCTCCTGGCTGGGTTTTGTTGAAGAGGGATtgagaaatactttaaaatagagTCATCTTCTACTAGGGTCTGGGACAAAATAGCCCACAGTAGAAAATACATGGATTGGCAGCTGAGAGACCCACAAGGTTCAGGGGACAGAAAACATGGAGGAATGGAGGACAGTGGTTGCATTCGCAAATGTGGTGTATCCTGAGGTTTACAGGAGATCTGATACTTGACAAGTTCTTGCCGTTTTGGAGTCACTGGAACCTCATCACTACAATGCTGGGGATACTGCAGGGTCTATAAGCTTCGTTCTAATTCTGACGTACTTGAGTTTGAGTTTACACTCGTGCTCTTAGATCTCCCTGCACCAGCCCATGTACTACTTTCTGTCTGCTGGCAGTGACCGCCCTGCACCTGTGTGCCTCCATGCTGCCCACCATAAGTACATAATTAACTATGTACAACTAACACATAAGTGAATGTTTTAGCAATATGGTGTGTGtcattttatagtatttttatgAAACTTTTTTATATACAGCTCTTATACTACACCTGTCAGAAAGGAGACACATTTCTCTGGAGTTCAAAAAAGGGAGAGAGTTTGACTGAGGaattcagtgaaaaataaaaatttccttaagcagaaaacaataaataaatcttaTGTAAACATTATAGTTTATTTCAGACTGAAATGGACACAAAAATTCTTCAGATTTCTGATACTATCTTTCCCATTGGATGTTTGCTTCCTAGCTTATTCTGAGCACAGTCAATTCAGTCCATTTTCAGTCAATGCCATGAGTCACCCTCCCTCTAAGATTAGAAAAGTTGTGGACTCTGGGGAAAATGCTGCTACTTATCCTTTCCTCACAATCCCAGGAAACTGCTAGCCTGGAAGAACCAGGAAGAATCTTTCACTTGCATCATCCTTCACAAGAGAATAGTGCTCTCCCTGGATCCCGGGTTCACCAGCTCCCACAATCcttttcattccttcctcctAACTCTGAGCCTTCTGACTCCCTGTAAACAAGGACTTGGGAAGGAGAGAGCGTTCAGAGGTTACCCAGGAGCAGCAGAGCAGGAGCAGCCTTACGCTCTCGATAACTTGAGTCACTGTCACCTGGTGTGTGTGGTGCAAAGGGCTCAGAGAGACTACAAGGGACGGAAGTTAGAGATCAGTTGCCTATAGTGGTCAGACATTGATTTGCTTCTATAACCTCTGAGACCTGACATCAAGGACGTTCTCTGTGAAACCATCTTGTACAGTAGCTTCTCCTACAGTTGACTTCCCTGGGGTTCTACAATTAACTTAACTTGTGCTACATAAGCTCTGAGCACTGTGTTATGTTAAACTGTTCTCAAAGCCAGATAATATACACAAAACTGTGAATCTTTACCTTTCCTTGGGAATTAGCTCCAAATGCTCATGTCTGCTTCTTCTGCTTCCATTATTAATTCCTCGATATTTATTCTCACAGGGTTCCCTGGCCTAAACCAGTACCATCCCTGGTTTTCAATTCCCTTCTCCTCCGTCTATGCTATGGTTTTCCTGGGAAACTGCATGGTGCTCCATGTGATCCGGACTGAGTCGAGCCTGCACCAGCCCATGTTCTATTTTCTGGCCTTGCTGGCCCTCACTGACTTGTGCATGGGGCTGTCCACAGTGCACACGGTACTGGGGATCCTCTGGGGGCTCAACCAAGAAGTCAATCTGGATGCCTGCATTGCCCAAAGTTACTTTATTCGTGGACTCTCCTGCACAGAGTCTGGAGTCCTTCTCGCCATGGCCTTTGATTGCTTTATAGCAATTTGCAATCCTCTGAGGTATACGTCCATCCTGACTAATAATAGAGTCATTCATTTTATGGTGACCATTTTGATAAGAAGTGCTTTGTCTATTCTTCCCGTCATCATTCGTTTGAAGTTCTTTCCTTACTGCTGTCCCCACatcctctctcactctttctgccTTCATCAGGACTTACTCCAGCTAGCCTGCTCTGACATCCGCTTCAACAGCTTCTATGCCCTGGCTCTGGTGATTTGTACCGTGTTGTTGGATGCCATCCTCATTCTTATCTCCTATATTTTCATCTTGCATACGGTGCTGGCAACTGCATCCCGGGAGGAGAGGCTCAAGTCCTTGCAGACCTGTGTCTCCCACATCTGTGCTGTCCTGGTTTTTTATATTCCCATCATTGGTCTCACCATAGTGCACCGCTTTGGAAAGCATCTCTCACCTTTGGTTCATGTCCTTATGGGCAA
This window harbors:
- the LOC106830136 gene encoding olfactory receptor 51V1-like, yielding MLMSASSASIINSSIFILTGFPGLNQYHPWFSIPFSSVYAMVFLGNCMVLHVIRTESSLHQPMFYFLALLALTDLCMGLSTVHTVLGILWGLNQEVNLDACIAQSYFIRGLSCTESGVLLAMAFDCFIAICNPLRYTSILTNNRVIHFMVTILIRSALSILPVIIRLKFFPYCCPHILSHSFCLHQDLLQLACSDIRFNSFYALALVICTVLLDAILILISYIFILHTVLATASREERLKSLQTCVSHICAVLVFYIPIIGLTIVHRFGKHLSPLVHVLMGNIYILFPPLMNPIIYSVKTQQIRSRMKK